One window of the Oncorhynchus clarkii lewisi isolate Uvic-CL-2024 chromosome 19, UVic_Ocla_1.0, whole genome shotgun sequence genome contains the following:
- the LOC139375296 gene encoding macoilin-2-like: MKRRNADCSKLRRPLKRNRITEGIYGSTFLYLKFLVVWALVLLADFVLEFRFEYLWPFWLFIRSVYDSFRYQGLAFSVFFVCVAFTSDTICLLFIPVQWLFFAASTYVWVQYVWHTERGVCLPTVSLWILFVYIEAAIRFKDLKNFFHVDLCRPFASHCIGYPMVTLGFGFNSYVSYKMRLRRQEVVQKENEFYMQLLLQALPPEQQMLQRQEREAEEAALAKGISEMDSIPVSQNGAPASKKMAAMLAELEYRDKGKEGREAKKQHNSIQPSSVDSKLQEMEYMENHMNNKRLTTELVGSAENLLLKEENSSSSKNYKNSSRNASVNSLPCRHCATNGSVLSAPSSFSWGKKQKCAAGKGSAVGSHRDPTDNCIPKIQLSKPEAIVRLEQDVKKLKADLQASRQVEQDLRSQIGSLGSAERSIRSELGQLRQENELLQNKLHNTIQAKQKDKQTMGQLEKRLKVEQEAHANAEKQLADEKKRKKLEDATAARTVALAAASRGECTDTMRRRVTELETECKKLTMDIKLKEDQLRELEMTVQELQKYKENEKDTEVLMSALSAMQEKTQHLENSLSAETRIKLDLFSALGDAKRQLEIALGQIPQKDQEIKDLKQKIAEVMAVMPSISYTSDSSNMTPMAPHYFSKFMDTSPSGLDPNASIYQPLKK; this comes from the exons atgaagcgGCGCAATGCGGACTGCAGCAAACTCCGACGGCCGTTAAAACGGAACCGAATCACCGAGGGCATATACGGCAG taCCTTCCTGTACCTGAAGTTCCTTGTGGTGTGGGCTCTGGTGCTGTTGGCAGACTTTGTGCTCGAGTTCAGATTTGAGTACCTGTGGCCTTTCTGGCTCTTCATCAGAAGTGTGTACGACTCCTTCAGATACCAGGGGCTG GCATTCTCAgtgttctttgtgtgtgtggcGTTTACCTCTGACACCATATGCCTGCTCTTCATCCCAGTACAATGGCTGTTCTTCGCTGCCAGTACCTATGTGTGGGTGCAGTACGTGTGGCACACAG AGAGGGGGGTCTGTCTCCCCACAGTGTCCCTTTGGATACTCTTTGTGTACATAGAGGCAGCCATCAGATTCAAAGACCTGAAGAACTTCTTCCATGTCGACTTGTGTCGCCCATTCGCTTCACATTG CATTGGCTACCCAATGGTGACGCTGGGCTTTGGATTCAACAGCTACGTCAGCTATAAGATGCGCTTAAGAAGGCAGGAGGTGGTCCAGAAGGAGAACGAGTTCTACATGCAGCTCTTGCTGCAGGCCCTGCCACCAGAGCAACAGATGCTCCAGAGACAGGAAAGGGAGGCAGAGGAAG CTGCATTAGCTAAAGGGATATCTGAGATGGACTCCATCCCAGTCTCACAGAATGGCGCCCCCGCCAGTAAAAAAATGGCAGCTATGCTGGCGGAGCTGGAGTACAGAGATAAAGGGAAAGAGGGCCGCGAGGCCAAAAAGCAACACAACAGCATCCAGCCGTCATCGGTAGACTCTAAACTCCAGGAGATGGAGTACATGGAGAACCATATGAACAATAAGAGACTCACCACAGAGCTGGTGGGCAGCGCAGAGAACCTGCTGCTGAAGGAGGAGAACTCCTCATCCTCGAAAAACTACAAAAACTCCAGCAGAAACGCGTCAGTCAACTCCTTGCCCTGCAGACACTGCGCCACCAACGGCAGCGTCCTATCAGCCCCTTCCTCCTTTTCCTGGGGGAAGAAGCAGAAGTGTGCAGCGGGGAAGGGTTCAGCAGTAGGCTCTCACAGGGATCCAACAGACAACTGCATCCCTAAAATTCAGCTAAGCAAGCCTGAGGCAATTGTACG GCTGGAGCAGGATGTGAAGAAGCTGAAGGCAGACCTTCAGGCCAGCAGACAGGTGGAGCAGGACCTGCGCAGTCAGATCGGCTCCCTTGGCAGCGCTGAGCGCTCCATCCGCTCTGAACTGGGCCAGCTGCGCCAGGAGAACGAGCTGCTGCAGAACAA aCTCCATAACACCATCCAGGCCAAGCAGAAGGACAAGCAGACCATGGGCCAGCTGGAAAAGAGGCTGAAAGTTGAGCAGGAAGCCCACGCCAACGCAGAGAAACAACTTGCAGATGAGAAGAAACGCAAGAAGCTGGAGGATGCCACCGCAGCCAGAACCGTCGCACTAGCAGCCGCATCCAG GGGGGAGTGCACAGATACAATGAGGAGGCGGGTCACGGAGCTGGAGACGGAGTGTAAGAAACTAACCATGGACATCAAGCTCAAAGAAGACcagctcagagagctggagatgACCGTGCAG gagctCCAGAAGTACAAGGAGAATGAGAAGGACACAGAAGTGCTGATGTCAGCGCTGTCGGCCATGCAGGAAAAGACCCAGCACCTGGAGAACAGCCTGTCTGCAGAGACCCGCATCAAACTGGACCTGTTCTCAGCACTGGGTGATGCCAAGAGACAGCTGGAGATCGCACTAG GTCAGATCCCGCAGAAGGACCAGGAGATCAAGGACCTGAAGCAGAAAATAGCTGAGGTGATGGCTGTCATGCCCAGCATCTCCTACACATCTGACAGCAGCAACATGACTCCCATGGCCCCCCACTACTTCTCCAAGTTCATGGACACAAGTCCCTCTGGCTTGGACCCAAATGCCTCCATCTACCAGCCTCTCAAAAAGTGA